A DNA window from Longimicrobiaceae bacterium contains the following coding sequences:
- a CDS encoding ATP-binding protein — translation MTEDQLRWEEQNEAYLAAALNWLRLRLERLAGPENPPSAPAPPAPPRSGFFSRREERPAALLAAPGGPSDADIEKAAAEMAATEAVDPPPALVILARRFGLSRFEQEALLLCTALELDTGIAGLCARAQHDPSRPYPTFALMVALFDDPAWDLLSPERPLRYWRLIEINQPGAEPLTTSALRADERIVNYVKGLNYLDDRLAPLLIPFEATLEGPLPPSQQAAAVSVEQTLRLAADNGSTPLVQLVGIDPVSKQLVAQQAAAALAVNLYRMPVEALPQQPGEMESLARLWQRENILLPIALFLDAHELDGEPKGDAAAPDRVGALQRFLARSRGVFLLSTREQRALGTSMHAVHVDKPLPSEQLAAWSEALGNDAGETPALLAGQFNLNIHTIRQVVRSVRARERSSDEQAEDERVAVEVEDTGAEGEGAVAEREAEGAAAEATVVEVGPTLEERLWDACLEVTGPQMDRLAQRLTPVATWDDIVLPPEEMNLLRQLASQVARRTTVYDRWGFRQRMNRGLGINALFAGESGTGKTMAAEVIANHLRLNLYRIDLSAVVSKYIGETEKNLRRVFDAAEGGGALLFFDEADALFGKRSEVRDSHDRYANIEINYLLQRMESYRGLAILATNMKSALDQAFMRRLRFVVNFPFPGKAQRRAIWERAWPPETPQRGLDFDRLARFNLTGGSIANVALNSAFMAAERGSPVTMPLVLEAVRSEFRKLERPWNDADLHWTEPEEPAAAGGSPPAGPDPAAAA, via the coding sequence ATGACCGAGGATCAGCTTCGCTGGGAGGAGCAGAACGAGGCGTATCTCGCGGCCGCGCTGAACTGGCTGCGGTTACGGCTCGAGCGGCTCGCCGGCCCGGAGAATCCACCGTCAGCGCCGGCCCCTCCAGCGCCTCCCAGGAGTGGCTTCTTCTCGCGCCGCGAGGAGCGACCGGCCGCGCTGCTGGCGGCCCCGGGCGGTCCCTCCGACGCCGACATCGAGAAGGCCGCGGCGGAAATGGCGGCCACCGAGGCCGTGGATCCGCCGCCTGCACTGGTGATCCTTGCCCGGCGCTTCGGCCTGTCGCGCTTCGAGCAGGAGGCGCTCCTCCTCTGCACCGCGCTGGAGCTGGACACGGGGATCGCGGGCCTGTGTGCGCGCGCCCAGCACGACCCGTCGCGGCCCTATCCCACCTTCGCGCTGATGGTGGCGCTCTTCGATGACCCCGCCTGGGACCTCCTCTCGCCCGAGCGACCGCTGCGCTACTGGCGGCTCATCGAGATCAACCAGCCGGGTGCGGAGCCGCTCACCACCAGCGCGCTGCGGGCGGACGAGCGGATCGTCAACTATGTAAAGGGACTCAACTACCTGGACGACCGGCTTGCGCCCCTGCTGATCCCCTTCGAAGCAACGCTGGAGGGACCGCTTCCGCCTTCGCAGCAGGCTGCTGCCGTCTCGGTCGAGCAGACGCTGCGCCTGGCGGCCGACAACGGCTCCACCCCGCTGGTTCAGCTGGTGGGGATCGATCCCGTCAGCAAGCAGCTGGTGGCGCAGCAGGCCGCGGCTGCGCTTGCGGTAAACCTCTATCGCATGCCGGTAGAGGCACTTCCTCAGCAGCCCGGCGAGATGGAGTCGCTCGCGCGGCTCTGGCAGCGCGAGAACATCCTCCTGCCGATCGCCCTCTTCCTGGACGCACACGAGCTCGACGGCGAGCCGAAGGGGGATGCCGCCGCGCCGGATCGCGTGGGCGCGCTGCAGCGCTTCCTGGCTCGCAGCCGCGGCGTCTTTCTGCTCAGCACGCGCGAGCAGCGGGCGCTGGGGACGTCCATGCACGCCGTCCACGTCGACAAGCCCCTCCCCTCCGAACAGTTGGCCGCCTGGAGCGAGGCGCTCGGCAACGATGCGGGTGAAACACCAGCTCTCCTGGCGGGCCAGTTCAACCTGAACATCCACACCATCCGGCAGGTGGTGCGATCGGTTCGCGCCCGCGAGCGGAGCTCGGACGAGCAGGCGGAGGATGAGCGGGTGGCCGTGGAGGTCGAAGATACGGGCGCTGAAGGAGAGGGAGCGGTCGCGGAGAGAGAAGCGGAGGGTGCGGCAGCGGAGGCGACGGTCGTGGAAGTGGGTCCGACGCTGGAAGAAAGGCTGTGGGACGCCTGCCTCGAAGTCACGGGGCCGCAGATGGACCGGCTGGCGCAGCGGCTGACGCCGGTGGCCACCTGGGACGACATCGTCCTCCCTCCCGAGGAGATGAACCTCCTCAGGCAGCTCGCCAGCCAGGTAGCGCGGCGCACGACCGTCTACGACCGCTGGGGTTTCCGGCAGCGAATGAACCGGGGGCTGGGCATCAACGCCCTCTTCGCGGGCGAGAGCGGTACGGGGAAGACGATGGCGGCCGAGGTGATCGCCAATCACCTGCGGCTGAACCTCTACCGCATCGACCTGTCGGCGGTGGTCTCCAAGTACATCGGCGAGACGGAGAAGAACCTCCGGCGTGTCTTCGATGCCGCCGAAGGGGGAGGGGCACTGCTCTTCTTCGACGAAGCGGATGCGCTCTTCGGCAAGCGCAGCGAGGTGCGCGACAGCCACGACCGCTACGCGAACATCGAGATCAACTATCTGCTTCAGCGGATGGAGTCGTACCGGGGGCTGGCGATCCTCGCGACCAACATGAAGAGCGCGCTGGATCAGGCCTTCATGCGGCGGCTGCGCTTCGTGGTGAACTTCCCCTTCCCGGGCAAGGCACAGCGCAGGGCGATCTGGGAGCGCGCCTGGCCCCCGGAGACGCCTCAGCGCGGACTCGATTTCGATCGGCTGGCGCGGTTCAACCTCACCGGCGGCAGCATCGCCAACGTGGCGCTGAACTCGGCGTTCATGGCAGCCGAGCGCGGTTCGCCCGTGACCATGCCGCTGGTGCTGGAGGCCGTGCGCAGCGAGTTCCGCAAGCTGGAGCGCCCCTGGAACGATGCGGATCTGCACTGGACGGAGCCGGAAGAACCCGCGGCCGCAGGTGGGTCGCCACCGGCTGGACCCGATCCCGCGGCGGCGGCATGA